The Akkermansia sp. N21116 genome includes a region encoding these proteins:
- a CDS encoding ankyrin repeat domain-containing protein, whose product MAVLLCLCSTYNASSQIYSGGGDIRVNEGWGDTLGPHYTIDELSRFMYLAVSKGQDKEVLRLIQEGADINARDQGGRTFLIWASMGGHERIARILIDAGADVHAKDAKGATALMLAAAWGYDTIVQMLILAGADVNATSSGHEITSLLAASLKGHAEIVKMLIHAGADINVKGFEETTPLMIASENGHEQVVRILIDAGAHLEAQNEFGKTALKLASDKDHDNIVKILKKAGARGDWLWISLLYSIILGVVMFVVIAVFSAVGKNGGYKRLILWSAGVTVADMCCNLTFGGWIPYFIHEFRFWGILDRSLNFPWGVWYSFLMISLGILVELRTACDFKWSWGRSYVTLFSILALTLFASYHAGNILLG is encoded by the coding sequence ATGGCAGTCTTGTTGTGTCTCTGCAGTACCTACAATGCTTCCTCACAGATATACAGCGGAGGCGGGGATATAAGAGTTAATGAAGGATGGGGAGACACTTTGGGCCCCCACTACACGATCGATGAATTGTCCAGATTCATGTATCTTGCTGTATCGAAAGGCCAGGACAAAGAGGTTCTAAGACTGATACAGGAAGGCGCTGATATTAACGCCAGAGACCAGGGAGGCAGAACATTCCTTATATGGGCTTCGATGGGAGGACATGAGAGAATTGCCAGGATATTGATTGATGCCGGGGCAGATGTTCATGCGAAAGATGCAAAAGGTGCAACAGCTCTCATGCTGGCCGCCGCATGGGGATATGATACCATCGTTCAGATGTTGATTCTGGCAGGGGCAGATGTTAACGCAACAAGTAGCGGACATGAAATCACTTCTCTTCTGGCAGCTTCGCTCAAAGGTCATGCTGAAATTGTAAAGATGCTTATTCATGCAGGAGCCGACATTAACGTCAAAGGATTCGAAGAAACAACTCCCCTGATGATAGCTTCGGAAAACGGTCATGAACAAGTAGTCCGAATACTGATTGATGCGGGAGCTCATCTTGAAGCACAAAATGAATTTGGCAAGACTGCCCTCAAATTGGCTTCGGATAAAGATCACGATAATATCGTGAAAATATTGAAAAAAGCAGGCGCCAGAGGAGACTGGCTATGGATAAGCCTTTTGTACAGCATAATCCTGGGAGTGGTAATGTTTGTAGTTATTGCCGTGTTTTCAGCTGTCGGGAAAAATGGTGGATACAAAAGACTTATTCTATGGAGTGCCGGGGTAACAGTAGCTGACATGTGCTGCAATTTAACATTTGGTGGCTGGATACCGTATTTTATCCATGAATTCAGGTTCTGGGGAATCCTTGACAGATCACTCAATTTCCCTTGGGGTGTGTGGTATTCATTCTTAATGATAAGCCTTGGAATTCTGGTCGAACTTCGGACAGCTTGCGACTTTAAATGGTCCTGGGGACGTTCTTACGTTACTCTTTTCAGTATTTTGGCTCTAACTCTTTTCGCATCTTATCATGCAGGCAACATTCTGCTCGGATGA
- a CDS encoding GYF domain-containing protein, translating into MISYYLVRPDSTQEGPFSEDELKGFYHQRTLPPGSYVWTEGWDQWRPCEDAFEWFISSAKLPPLPPHFGSEGTASHSDTSPAHAEKHEKALSSDEMKASTTREYKTLSDWIQNQEILNQIHQWGLRALQVKGQTYGINHYTVCVIGLMLMVVILSFGSEKTAVPQYESNAWIQNNTGGGDNSDYQLQQMVHAANKFYENNAMEICKRCGGSGVVTPGSGRALWNRAESNQYRMPCPQCGGAGEVPRSRNIGRFNDGTYQGSGW; encoded by the coding sequence ATGATTTCCTATTACCTTGTCCGACCGGACAGCACACAGGAAGGACCTTTTTCCGAAGATGAACTAAAAGGGTTCTATCATCAGCGGACTCTGCCTCCCGGATCTTACGTTTGGACAGAAGGATGGGATCAATGGCGCCCCTGTGAAGACGCCTTTGAATGGTTTATTTCCAGCGCCAAGTTGCCGCCTCTTCCTCCACATTTCGGTTCAGAAGGTACAGCCTCCCATTCAGACACATCGCCTGCTCATGCTGAAAAACACGAGAAAGCCTTGTCTTCAGATGAAATGAAGGCATCGACAACAAGGGAATACAAAACCTTGTCAGATTGGATTCAGAACCAGGAAATTCTGAATCAGATTCATCAGTGGGGATTGCGGGCATTACAGGTGAAAGGACAAACATACGGGATAAACCATTATACGGTCTGTGTTATTGGCCTGATGCTGATGGTCGTCATCCTTTCGTTTGGTTCGGAGAAAACCGCTGTTCCCCAGTATGAATCAAATGCGTGGATACAGAACAATACGGGCGGAGGCGACAATTCGGACTATCAGTTGCAACAAATGGTTCATGCGGCCAATAAATTTTATGAAAACAATGCCATGGAAATCTGCAAAAGATGCGGAGGAAGCGGGGTCGTGACGCCGGGTAGTGGAAGGGCTCTCTGGAATCGAGCGGAATCAAATCAATACCGCATGCCTTGTCCGCAATGTGGCGGAGCTGGCGAAGTACCACGATCCCGGAATATCGGACGTTTCAATGACGGTACTTATCAGGGAAGCGGCTGGTAA
- a CDS encoding GYF domain-containing protein, with product MNDYHITRPDGTQEGPFSEEELEELYRDRKLPQGSLVWTPGWATWKACEDAFSWYAPPPPLPGALNNGRGRKISPFLQDAWLYMAIGFGIIILIFTIAAFWPKIKLGPLAIMGFVFIFKGFGSFRKHSMAKGEKTKATPVRSVHTHGRHKSSIIAGLLAIFLWPVGAHKFYNGSWGWGIIYIVIIVAAWVNPNPNLGILWISEFILALIQGIWWLANPVYYHRKYNETSPSPMKW from the coding sequence ATGAACGATTATCATATAACACGACCAGACGGCACCCAGGAAGGTCCGTTCTCGGAGGAAGAGCTGGAGGAACTTTACCGGGACAGGAAGCTTCCGCAAGGATCTCTGGTATGGACACCCGGCTGGGCTACGTGGAAAGCTTGTGAAGATGCGTTCTCCTGGTATGCGCCTCCTCCACCGTTGCCCGGTGCACTGAACAATGGTCGGGGAAGGAAAATATCTCCCTTCCTTCAGGATGCATGGTTATATATGGCAATAGGATTTGGGATAATTATTCTTATTTTTACTATCGCTGCTTTTTGGCCTAAAATTAAACTAGGGCCTTTAGCAATAATGGGATTTGTTTTTATATTCAAAGGCTTTGGATCTTTCCGGAAGCATTCCATGGCGAAAGGAGAAAAAACAAAAGCTACGCCTGTTCGTTCCGTCCATACTCATGGGCGACATAAAAGCAGTATCATTGCAGGTTTGCTGGCTATCTTCCTGTGGCCTGTTGGCGCTCATAAATTCTACAATGGAAGCTGGGGGTGGGGGATCATATATATTGTGATCATTGTTGCTGCGTGGGTTAACCCTAATCCGAATCTTGGAATTTTATGGATTTCCGAATTCATCCTTGCTCTCATTCAAGGGATATGGTGGCTGGCAAACCCGGTTTACTATCATAGAAAGTATAACGAAACGTCTCCTTCTCCTATGAAGTGGTAA
- a CDS encoding ankyrin repeat domain-containing protein, with the protein MKSKIYQIGHVVALALISAVLLSSCGKTDNPEANKRDSNGNTVLMKAVKEGNVDWVTELIKDGARVDAKGQGGITALMWAAALGHADCVKALIAAGADINAKEDKDGSTALMVAVLKGHTDCVKALIAAGADINAKEDKKGYTALMFAVGEDNTDCVKALLKAGANVNVKAKKERTALMIAVRKKDSESVKTLIDAGADVNAKDKNGMTALWMADSDCVKILISAGANVNAKNKEGWTALMDATEDGHVERVKVLLEVGADANAKTKDRETALMIAAALGHADCMKVLLAAGADITVKDKDGETALMKAIRYKNANCEKLLQESVSRK; encoded by the coding sequence ATGAAATCGAAGATATATCAAATAGGTCACGTTGTCGCTCTTGCGCTGATTTCCGCAGTACTCCTTTCCTCATGTGGAAAAACCGATAACCCCGAAGCCAATAAAAGAGATTCGAATGGGAATACGGTTCTTATGAAGGCTGTCAAAGAGGGGAACGTTGATTGGGTGACGGAACTGATCAAAGACGGAGCACGTGTAGATGCGAAAGGGCAAGGAGGGATAACTGCCCTCATGTGGGCTGCTGCTCTTGGGCATGCGGACTGCGTGAAAGCATTGATAGCCGCCGGAGCGGATATCAATGCGAAAGAAGATAAGGATGGTAGTACAGCTCTTATGGTAGCTGTTCTTAAGGGGCATACGGACTGCGTAAAAGCATTGATAGCTGCCGGAGCGGATATCAATGCGAAAGAAGATAAGAAGGGGTATACGGCGTTGATGTTTGCTGTTGGTGAGGACAATACGGATTGTGTAAAAGCATTGCTGAAAGCTGGAGCGAATGTGAATGTGAAAGCCAAAAAGGAGCGAACAGCTCTTATGATAGCAGTTCGTAAGAAGGATTCTGAAAGTGTGAAAACATTGATAGATGCCGGAGCGGATGTTAACGCTAAGGACAAAAATGGAATGACGGCTCTCTGGATGGCTGATTCTGACTGTGTGAAGATACTGATATCTGCCGGGGCGAATGTGAACGCAAAGAATAAGGAGGGTTGGACGGCTCTCATGGATGCTACTGAGGATGGGCATGTTGAAAGAGTAAAAGTACTGCTGGAAGTTGGCGCAGATGCGAACGCGAAGACTAAGGATAGGGAAACGGCGCTCATGATAGCTGCTGCTCTTGGTCATGCGGACTGCATGAAAGTATTGTTAGCAGCCGGGGCAGACATAACCGTGAAGGATAAGGATGGGGAAACGGCTCTTATGAAAGCTATTAGATATAAAAACGCAAATTGCGAGAAGTTACTACAGGAATCGGTATCCAGAAAGTAG
- a CDS encoding PD-(D/E)XK nuclease family protein translates to MIAPVPRSIRSSSLHPAIALVKKVPSEASSPSAVRPDYLSPSSVKSYLSCSLRFFFERVVQIRKPTTVALHVGKAIHTTLQSFNLARWRGEDSSETAMEEAFSAHFLELEKTEGPVNYADEETRQKVRSCAWNTVKAYMTSGEVASQMPLGVEVGLSATIPGLSVPVRGVIDLVQHDLTAVDYKSTSAKPDNGHAAFDHELQLVTYQMMIEEATGDTPPSLDLIYLVKTKTPQVIRVKTPPADEQRKRRIADLYRIAYEGITTERFYPQPGMQCSWCQYRKECSGWCKK, encoded by the coding sequence ATGATCGCTCCCGTACCCCGCTCCATACGTTCATCCTCCCTGCACCCGGCTATCGCATTGGTGAAGAAGGTTCCTTCGGAGGCTTCTTCTCCCTCTGCCGTACGCCCGGACTACCTGTCTCCCTCCTCGGTCAAATCGTATCTGTCGTGTTCCCTGCGCTTCTTTTTCGAGAGGGTAGTGCAGATACGGAAACCGACGACGGTCGCTCTACATGTCGGCAAGGCTATCCATACCACACTCCAGTCCTTCAACCTCGCCCGATGGCGGGGAGAGGACAGTAGTGAGACGGCCATGGAAGAAGCCTTCTCCGCCCACTTTCTGGAGCTGGAGAAGACGGAAGGCCCGGTGAACTACGCCGACGAAGAAACGAGACAGAAGGTACGTTCCTGCGCCTGGAACACGGTCAAGGCCTACATGACCTCCGGCGAGGTTGCTTCACAGATGCCCCTGGGAGTGGAAGTCGGTTTATCGGCTACCATCCCCGGCTTGTCGGTTCCCGTGCGAGGCGTCATCGATCTCGTCCAGCACGATCTGACGGCAGTGGACTACAAATCCACTTCCGCCAAACCTGACAACGGGCATGCCGCCTTTGATCACGAGCTTCAACTGGTCACCTACCAGATGATGATCGAAGAAGCCACGGGAGACACGCCTCCGTCGCTGGATCTGATCTACCTGGTCAAGACGAAGACCCCTCAGGTGATCCGGGTCAAGACTCCCCCAGCTGACGAACAGCGCAAGCGGCGCATCGCCGACCTGTACAGGATCGCCTACGAAGGCATCACCACCGAGCGTTTCTATCCCCAGCCTGGGATGCAATGTTCCTGGTGTCAGTACAGAAAGGAATGTTCCGGGTGGTGTAAGAAGTGA
- a CDS encoding DUF3440 domain-containing protein produces the protein MTRQPNVYEAVQGRLKVIFDHFDYVYVSFSGGKDSGLLLNLCIDYIRRNVPGRKLGVFHMDYEVQYRQTTDYVLRTLEKNRDILDVYHCCVPFKVSTCTSMFQTYWRPWEKNKQPLWVRNMPEGCMKADDFDFFSDDLWDYDFQYLFAPWLKSRKKCHRVCALIGIRTQESFNRWRAIHSSKNYRRFQDHKWTHKLGCNIYNAYPLYDWKTSDVWIANGRFRWDYNRLYDLYYQAGVPLHRQRVASPFISQAISALSLYRAIDPDMWGKMIGRVNGVNFAGIYGKTKAMGWKSITCPEGFSWKQYMYFLLDTLPEKVRGNYLRKLEVSMRFWKKRGGCLSRTTIRKLKDAGVKFTVGRSTAYHTDKKPVRMEYLDDIDIAEFKEIPTYKRMCICIIKNDHVCKYMGFSPTKEEKDRREKIMEKYKSLEKWKKRL, from the coding sequence ATGACCCGGCAACCGAATGTTTATGAAGCAGTCCAAGGCAGGTTGAAAGTAATCTTCGACCATTTCGATTATGTGTATGTTTCTTTTTCCGGAGGCAAGGATAGTGGTTTGTTGCTGAATCTTTGCATTGATTATATTCGCCGCAATGTACCGGGACGAAAACTTGGCGTCTTTCATATGGATTATGAGGTACAGTATCGTCAAACGACGGATTATGTGCTCAGGACCTTGGAAAAAAACAGAGATATCCTTGATGTCTATCATTGCTGCGTGCCGTTCAAGGTTTCTACTTGCACATCCATGTTCCAGACGTATTGGAGGCCGTGGGAGAAAAACAAACAGCCTCTTTGGGTTCGCAACATGCCGGAGGGTTGCATGAAAGCGGATGATTTCGATTTTTTTTCGGATGATTTGTGGGACTATGATTTTCAGTATCTTTTTGCTCCGTGGCTGAAGAGCCGGAAAAAATGTCATCGAGTATGTGCCCTGATAGGCATACGCACACAGGAGAGTTTCAACCGCTGGAGAGCCATACATAGCAGCAAGAATTACAGGCGCTTCCAGGACCATAAATGGACTCACAAACTGGGTTGCAACATATATAACGCCTATCCTCTTTATGACTGGAAAACTTCTGATGTATGGATAGCCAATGGCAGATTCCGCTGGGACTATAATCGGTTGTACGATCTCTATTATCAGGCGGGAGTTCCTCTCCATCGGCAAAGGGTAGCAAGCCCGTTTATCTCGCAAGCCATCTCCGCCCTCTCCCTTTACCGTGCCATTGACCCGGATATGTGGGGGAAAATGATTGGCCGGGTCAACGGCGTGAATTTTGCAGGCATTTACGGAAAAACCAAGGCAATGGGGTGGAAATCCATCACTTGCCCCGAAGGGTTCTCCTGGAAGCAGTATATGTATTTCCTTCTTGATACGCTTCCTGAAAAAGTACGTGGTAATTATCTGAGGAAGCTGGAAGTCAGCATGCGTTTTTGGAAAAAACGTGGCGGATGTCTGAGCCGGACAACGATTAGAAAGCTAAAAGATGCCGGAGTAAAATTCACGGTGGGGCGTTCAACTGCCTACCATACGGATAAGAAACCCGTCAGAATGGAGTACCTTGACGACATTGATATTGCAGAGTTCAAAGAAATTCCTACGTACAAACGAATGTGCATTTGCATCATCAAGAATGACCACGTGTGCAAGTATATGGGTTTTTCTCCGACCAAGGAAGAAAAAGACAGGAGAGAGAAAATCATGGAAAAGTACAAATCCCTGGAAAAATGGAAAAAGCGTTTGTAA
- a CDS encoding ParB/RepB/Spo0J family partition protein translates to MEKAFVSPVYQVIAVPVEKVVANTYNPNIVAPPEMKLLELSIWEDGYTMPCVCYYLKDRDQYELVDGYHRYLVMKTSERIYRREKGLLPVSVINKDISERMASTIRHNRARGTHSVELMSHIVSELAKAGMSDAWIMNHIGMDKDELLRLKQVSGLAELFADKEFSKSETWMEDY, encoded by the coding sequence ATGGAAAAAGCGTTTGTAAGCCCTGTTTATCAAGTTATTGCCGTTCCGGTAGAAAAGGTTGTGGCGAATACCTACAATCCCAATATCGTGGCACCGCCTGAAATGAAACTATTGGAACTCTCGATATGGGAGGACGGCTACACCATGCCCTGCGTATGCTATTACCTGAAAGACCGGGATCAGTATGAACTGGTGGACGGATATCATCGTTATCTGGTCATGAAAACCTCGGAGAGAATCTACCGGCGAGAAAAAGGGCTGCTTCCCGTTTCCGTCATTAATAAGGACATTTCCGAACGTATGGCTTCTACGATACGCCATAACAGAGCTCGAGGTACTCATTCCGTAGAATTGATGAGCCATATTGTTTCCGAACTTGCCAAGGCAGGGATGTCCGATGCGTGGATCATGAATCATATAGGGATGGACAAGGATGAATTGTTGCGCCTGAAACAGGTTTCCGGACTGGCAGAATTATTTGCCGATAAGGAATTCAGCAAATCGGAAACCTGGATGGAAGATTATTGA
- a CDS encoding two-component regulator propeller domain-containing protein yields MKSLLSLVFSLFVCGSFTVLGQSMPNADQNQNCPVLYITDGLISKDGSIWIVGEKSGIYRGWISEDGKENWMNANYYEGCPETENVYCVAEDKQGRIWIGTGDQGVFVFNGVSWKQYDRESALPGERIFDIVVSQETGQVAIATSAGLVLYNPEDEKWSYLSRAEGLISDQIEAASFAQDGTLWIAYACGGVAQVTKEGQYKEKSLVQAPWYRDKDQKLRSPVEAMGDGLPSNLCNSILCGPGGYVWVATDTGIALFSKRQGWKFIRGEDYWDKNMGISGLVRTSRKPFLSRKLLPEDYVTSMSLTSDGLWVGFRDRGAALVKPSSLDIIRLAEFPKEVVTPWVTGFIPLPNGSVYAMTYGNGLINICKPNQKTPLSKNGGMTGDINHPQPPPPREWASLKKEADEFRTDNGDQNSSCPVVYWKEDWATKGWWCHRYGNYLGILCGANFGFGSQSFSLFDGSSAKVGCRLGNNRPHERGVQTGLGWIHNSEDPNSLHNPFRCTKSYGLWSDAGGGKSIDGPDLWLVVQVTEEIPYELTMYFYNNEAMILPEMARRDLLVEIRKYKSKMPDEISLECYRLEKEDGSCDHSLEQETDQILKEPVLARTRVKDISVNGVYKTFLLRGPGMYYVRIARNYSQSARINGVFISRLHNSGLLRKYSKEDLFHEYQGIDLFPLKKIQEFSQEEHELVNAWDTVNRISLNPLNLAKAHRWSIDAYRSQNKNSFPSQLSSLMRWSLKLWNERERELFDKTLLQSWYKLQEYNGGAFLTEEYFPQSPRVLPVTVKDLEVMNYLNLEWKDYFSNNLVDDTKIKALRERLESVTDEELELWKNNPPKLENHR; encoded by the coding sequence ATGAAATCATTACTATCGCTTGTCTTCTCTCTGTTTGTATGTGGCTCCTTTACAGTCCTTGGTCAAAGTATGCCCAATGCAGATCAAAACCAAAATTGCCCCGTCTTATATATTACCGACGGACTGATTTCCAAAGACGGTTCTATCTGGATTGTGGGTGAAAAATCCGGAATCTATCGAGGGTGGATCAGCGAAGATGGCAAGGAAAACTGGATGAACGCCAATTATTATGAAGGATGTCCTGAAACAGAAAATGTTTACTGTGTCGCAGAAGACAAGCAAGGACGCATTTGGATTGGGACTGGCGATCAGGGAGTATTTGTTTTTAACGGAGTATCCTGGAAGCAATACGACAGGGAAAGTGCTCTCCCGGGTGAGAGAATTTTTGATATTGTCGTTTCTCAGGAAACGGGACAGGTTGCCATAGCCACATCGGCAGGACTTGTCTTGTATAATCCTGAAGATGAGAAATGGTCTTACCTGTCCCGTGCGGAAGGTTTGATATCTGACCAGATTGAAGCGGCTTCTTTCGCCCAAGATGGAACTCTTTGGATCGCCTATGCCTGTGGTGGAGTTGCACAAGTGACCAAGGAAGGTCAGTACAAAGAGAAATCTCTCGTCCAGGCTCCTTGGTATCGAGATAAGGATCAGAAGTTAAGAAGCCCTGTCGAAGCTATGGGGGACGGGCTACCTTCAAATCTATGTAATTCCATTCTGTGTGGTCCAGGAGGATATGTTTGGGTGGCAACAGATACCGGTATAGCTTTATTTTCAAAAAGGCAAGGGTGGAAATTCATTCGTGGTGAGGATTACTGGGACAAAAATATGGGCATATCGGGACTCGTCCGAACCTCTCGGAAGCCTTTTCTATCGAGGAAGCTGCTCCCGGAAGATTACGTGACGTCAATGTCTCTGACATCCGATGGGTTATGGGTTGGTTTCAGAGATAGGGGAGCCGCCTTGGTAAAACCTAGTTCTCTTGATATCATTCGGCTTGCAGAATTTCCCAAAGAAGTCGTCACTCCCTGGGTAACAGGATTCATTCCTTTGCCTAATGGTTCCGTATACGCCATGACCTACGGCAACGGATTGATTAACATCTGTAAACCTAATCAAAAGACTCCATTAAGCAAGAATGGAGGAATGACTGGTGATATCAATCACCCTCAGCCTCCTCCTCCTCGGGAATGGGCTTCGTTGAAAAAGGAAGCCGATGAATTCCGTACAGACAACGGGGATCAAAATTCATCCTGTCCTGTCGTTTACTGGAAAGAAGATTGGGCGACAAAAGGATGGTGGTGTCACCGATATGGTAATTATCTGGGTATTTTATGCGGTGCCAACTTTGGATTTGGTTCACAGTCTTTCTCCCTATTTGATGGCAGTTCGGCGAAGGTAGGATGCCGTCTGGGAAATAACCGTCCTCATGAACGTGGAGTACAAACAGGACTGGGATGGATACATAACTCTGAAGACCCTAATTCGTTACATAATCCATTCAGGTGCACTAAATCATATGGCCTGTGGAGTGACGCCGGAGGAGGCAAATCCATTGATGGTCCAGATCTGTGGCTTGTGGTACAGGTTACGGAAGAGATCCCCTATGAGCTCACCATGTATTTTTATAACAATGAGGCGATGATTCTCCCCGAAATGGCAAGAAGGGATCTTCTGGTTGAAATCAGAAAGTACAAAAGTAAGATGCCAGACGAGATTTCTCTGGAATGCTACAGATTGGAAAAGGAAGATGGTTCCTGTGATCATTCTCTTGAACAGGAAACTGATCAGATTCTCAAGGAACCTGTGTTGGCCAGAACCAGAGTCAAAGACATTTCAGTTAACGGAGTTTACAAAACATTCCTTCTTAGGGGACCTGGTATGTACTATGTGAGAATAGCGAGGAATTATTCTCAAAGTGCAAGAATAAACGGAGTTTTCATTTCCCGGCTTCACAATAGTGGGCTACTCAGAAAATACTCAAAAGAAGATTTATTTCATGAATATCAAGGCATTGACCTATTCCCTCTAAAGAAGATACAGGAATTTTCACAAGAGGAGCACGAATTAGTCAATGCGTGGGATACCGTGAATAGAATAAGCCTAAATCCCTTAAATCTTGCTAAGGCACATCGTTGGTCTATAGATGCTTACCGAAGTCAGAACAAAAATTCTTTTCCATCTCAATTATCTTCATTAATGAGATGGAGCTTAAAATTATGGAATGAACGGGAAAGGGAATTATTTGACAAAACTCTTCTTCAATCTTGGTATAAATTACAAGAGTACAATGGAGGTGCCTTTTTAACGGAAGAGTATTTTCCGCAAAGCCCCAGAGTATTGCCTGTTACCGTGAAAGACCTTGAGGTTATGAATTATTTAAATCTCGAGTGGAAGGACTATTTTTCCAATAACCTCGTTGATGATACCAAAATCAAGGCACTCAGAGAGCGCCTGGAGAGTGTAACAGACGAAGAATTGGAACTTTGGAAAAATAATCCTCCAAAACTAGAAAACCATAGATAA
- a CDS encoding PD-(D/E)XK nuclease family protein: MRTHDIVVAVVFYFLKIQHDLTAVDYKTATAKPDAGHAAFDHELQLVTYQMMIEEDTGDTPPSLDLIYLVKTKTPQMIRVKIPPANKQRKQRIADLYRIACEGITSERFHPQPGMQCSWCQYRKECSGWCKEVVQKSFRSLP, from the coding sequence ATGAGGACGCACGATATAGTTGTCGCCGTAGTTTTTTATTTCCTGAAAATTCAGCACGACCTGACGGCAGTGGACTACAAAACCGCTACTGCCAAGCCGGATGCCGGCCATGCAGCCTTTGACCACGAACTCCAGCTGGTCACCTACCAGATGATGATCGAAGAAGACACGGGAGACACGCCTCCGTCACTGGATCTGATCTACTTGGTCAAAACGAAGACGCCTCAGATGATCCGTGTCAAGATCCCACCAGCCAACAAACAACGCAAGCAACGCATCGCCGACCTGTACAGGATCGCCTGCGAAGGCATCACTTCCGAGCGTTTCCATCCCCAGCCCGGGATGCAATGTTCCTGGTGCCAGTACAGGAAGGAATGTTCCGGGTGGTGCAAAGAGGTAGTACAGAAATCATTCAGAAGCCTGCCGTAA
- a CDS encoding three-Cys-motif partner protein TcmP, protein MDNNDSFNWKNGYPVLEKHSQKKLDLLHGYLVSYLTILLKNIRGKQEQEVTFIDGFAGGGLYKGGELGSPFVFFNAVKEANAIINQERKSSLTIKPTYYFIEKNKDHYNLLKENLAKYGYTGLEIKIRNSSFSQSVDEIISDINRRHPRGGNRTIFFLDQCGYSQVPATLIKSIHNRLYRRAEFIINFSSTWLADFFSEKNKLPFEKSLQSIGIEPCVNIDEFLALCKTTKDWRYPVEARIATAYHYATGIKYFSPFYIMPENNHRGYLLIHLADSSRARYAMVGEHWKEQNGSRHFGNCGLDIFAYRPQADADLYEEGLLFTEKNKDLCQITLHDDLGKYIRDHHQDGIQLSKLLDDVANTTIADHDMILKSLRVLKTEKVISCPPYSRSSFRLNDTIIPSLQTYFSFK, encoded by the coding sequence ATGGATAATAACGACTCCTTTAATTGGAAAAATGGGTATCCTGTTTTAGAAAAGCATAGTCAAAAGAAACTAGATTTACTTCATGGGTATCTTGTTTCATATCTCACTATATTACTTAAAAATATTCGAGGGAAACAAGAACAGGAAGTTACTTTCATTGACGGTTTTGCTGGAGGTGGTTTGTATAAAGGCGGAGAGCTAGGCTCTCCGTTTGTTTTTTTTAATGCCGTAAAAGAAGCCAATGCTATAATTAATCAGGAACGGAAAAGTAGTCTGACCATAAAACCAACATACTATTTTATAGAAAAAAATAAAGATCACTATAATCTTCTAAAAGAAAATTTGGCTAAATATGGATATACTGGCCTCGAAATTAAAATTAGAAATTCAAGTTTTTCTCAAAGTGTTGATGAAATTATTTCTGACATCAATCGCCGTCATCCACGAGGAGGTAATAGAACTATCTTTTTTCTAGACCAATGTGGTTATAGTCAAGTTCCTGCTACATTAATAAAAAGCATACATAATCGGTTGTATCGACGTGCCGAATTTATCATTAATTTTTCAAGTACATGGCTTGCTGATTTTTTCTCGGAAAAAAACAAATTACCTTTTGAAAAGAGTCTCCAATCAATTGGTATTGAGCCTTGTGTAAATATCGATGAATTTCTCGCATTGTGCAAGACGACTAAAGACTGGCGTTATCCTGTAGAAGCCCGCATAGCAACGGCATACCATTATGCTACAGGTATTAAATATTTTTCTCCCTTTTACATCATGCCGGAAAATAATCACCGTGGTTATTTGCTCATACATTTAGCTGATAGTAGTCGAGCACGCTATGCCATGGTTGGAGAACATTGGAAAGAACAGAACGGTTCTCGGCATTTTGGCAATTGTGGACTTGATATCTTTGCATATAGACCTCAAGCTGATGCAGATTTATACGAGGAAGGTCTTTTATTCACAGAAAAAAACAAAGATTTATGTCAAATAACCCTTCATGACGATCTTGGTAAATACATTCGTGACCATCATCAAGATGGTATTCAATTATCAAAATTACTTGACGATGTAGCAAATACAACTATAGCCGACCATGATATGATCTTAAAATCATTAAGAGTTCTAAAAACAGAAAAAGTAATCTCCTGTCCTCCCTATTCTCGATCATCATTTAGGTTAAACGACACGATTATTCCTTCTCTCCAAACCTATTTCTCTTTTAAATAA